In one Lycorma delicatula isolate Av1 chromosome 5, ASM4794821v1, whole genome shotgun sequence genomic region, the following are encoded:
- the bdwf gene encoding bedwarfed, whose product MDSFVFSSDSNSSFIIKESTTDTNRGNIEGDDDDDVSITLLSNDELSRVENEVVIIDTHRASVNNVTIDHNYETNNYVLPDVFVVPIKKDLEDDNSNELVKCDVKTPLSVEDNTNIVLIDNISHNYVGEQLKGSSSGEIVDVKLNRSNIGLSDVQNSSNNYLNEVIEIKDEPSDIVLNDDEEISASEFTDFVQEDIGETERKEKQDEKKSNEKFYAIDFCDVSIQEKSKPKSFQSLSITGVKKIEITKNKPNFLVNYTQNSDFFFHNNPGIQFTSTKNMKNDNCLMSFNRKNIWKYFTNLPLSKVKCNLCLKIFFYYNRTSYLLRHLHIKHKNYFSLNNKKFKKSFNKLAHDTNIKPFKMLRKRKGSYEKISKKLQKYFTEFSGRMKCNICFKLFFSTHNINSILRNHIMSKHKNLYSQTSVYITPTEISVDDTHGVRIKSELNENQSVRSSSETNKIKKISLIWEYFTKLNRGKVKCNLCCTLFSYTRSSVFDLRQHLILKHNDVYDNIIKTINNEYVEYNKIKTSKTWQYFTKLDYNEVKCNICLQVFTYHNNTSNLLRHLRFKHGIIFGNFKQNDSNNTSGNSFNSRDSSEMICKKFGEIRSSRTWKYFTKICLDKVRCNICYKILSYVGGISSNLTRHLNTLHGNMYKENNVKIETGGSHNQRDKRLKIKCDKVQKINLTWKYFTKVRPNKAKCNLCPHINILSYSKNCVISNLTRHLERKHKTVIESGCIKSMEDEDNNSLQPSGYNYINSDDSIKINVKFLFNCLKQNEKLKSSIKLESGNIKCSVCSKIFLCTSLKDYEYSLVQHIQIYHAKWEVMCTSNSIIEYQNNASIASNYNELEAIANEIQLYIKEESVHNKSNSQEKIDNNHFENKTYDNVWKYFTRITSENVRCNYCFILLSYRKNKKWNLYRHLKLKHKAKFYESNSSENKSYSIKSKSKFNENDYLLENKMHNYKRKTKFNGNDSLPENKNPNVKKKAKYNEGNENDSLGNNKNYSIKNKLDSSPKVKILPISQGTSGKSKNNVTSNKIDKSKENKQTPVTPLGNRKIGRTWSYFTKIEMGMADCNICHDILSYSGNGTDILNNHLNKKHKDYFSKCNATNIDESNLEIKEQQSVKNKVKYNSNASVRDGIESDTDDDFNKKGNVTPESNDKKKRNKVWTYYTESGNSHAKCHLCLSQISYKGSVDNLTHHLQRIHSVISLPDLVPKTDDVEEEKSQLFAAIDLTPNPSPESKSKTQVCFTKISKNIAKCSFCLKIIPYKNSNIQKLMSHLHNMHLADLINYNNLLFRNSSNFIDISEFRSLSIGEQKSQNMSLTSQIDSGQKSDVLSPKRRRSDTWLYYTKLNNHYAKCNICNNYLSYKGGSIYNLTRHLFIKHNIKFVKRLSKSLYNSKKTKPKTFNKIPKMFNIYKKKSETLSFYKKINRYLVKCKLCSKPFTYKGVNINRLINHLWSVHITKLIGFDESQNQNLLNIDNDDPNEDNYKEVNISGVMSNDGCVNDIDHSHDFLRQGETTYNKETGRKISNAWKYFTKSTDSKAKCNICLKFLSFKSGNISNLSRHLERNHEIKLFKNKSGVIKSKNVNKKINFNDETKSLNVNVNIKKNEVLNDVPVTVLCGQEKNKQKIKNNYIWKYFININDEKVKCKICHENISYEGKVSSLCDHVSLIHKIKIPHDCILSMVQNITSDESVNINSLNDIKVLGSLLNNTDKIIIKRKKLMSHVIKMKCKLCYKYFVSKRRESDKLFEHLKIHEHQLMDNDYLLLKQFFNTKNNLTNRNAEGNSNSFNMIESVGSKEEVVSINETFIKKKLILKYFKNLNSFKNKCKICYRYISDKIHCYHHINNDLLIKYGVKRSKSLIGIDTSSVKIKNSIDGSVEMSLKDKKLKTLKNLKMKHFVNVNLSMPSKCLCNILTQNNGYCSHTLKRWLNENDDEVNLKGIKSFDNNKEPIPSKDEIELLTNSLDEYNENKIIIITDNNDTSVLQCSDINRSEEITNDISYHIMNAGNEIDDDIKVIIYNFNSEEIVESSSQITSGGNAGEVEEISQTSNENQSSNRTLDEHIKVLLKEINNSTKISSSNLSKDSLKVAEKPCNLGEEISSHQSESLNKDEDICVEGSSSKKCDSSMVQEQKLSNSLKIPINQLSENSEEDPNNLDKTVEKLINLSGNQDSVQPVKNNDLNSVELVVEKPGSDLDKTGKNIDNCIKIFTNNDTIQNNIEITDEVLVSNTSSDESKALIKDEKPVNCVISSNDLIDVIFDNVVVTLEESLDKNLNFLNCLSDNFDLKSGKYLQKLCGLHKINKNLIFFSSIDYEYNTAKCNICDDYLIFKTPVIYHLMTHLYLKHKDSLLKENLVKDITDNNIVKDFNSFTCENDNVASRATVTVATVPSRPRKKSPVWKYFINDKNYRATCRVCNFNFSYKGGAVNNLARHLRLRHGIIVSSRNEKGESIENNDDVEQFLMNFPIIPKRRTSVKLRSKTWFYFTKEPNDWARCNICKKYLSYRSSTINNLTRHLRTVHPNAFNSLFTNKGCSTMNDYNNCKEEENGMPELNDDVYNAILSEVSTRSRDEILQECSYASDRSNSKRKSVVWNYFTELSRNSGKCNFCSKIISCKGGGTSNLSRHLRVKHGVWIVMTSSLSQSFHEMQQSVTNDEIVDNDETNFIRDDNRGSLEINSDNDKIITHEHLHILKTRKLTAPNKKSKIWNYFTKENEDRVICNLCSKPLSYKCRAVHNLRRHLTIKHPTYVVKPEPVRLKLQINPESDEFNTAGQDGSIDESKRFIDITDTSVVIVDEENPVPPRRPDRSTRPKKSIVWNYFEEVEYGIAKCFMCSKVLSFRGGGTNNLMRHLRCRHSIIIVNQPNSDLQSNGDTADSVVDTVDSIDNDDNVKNNPNYTEQVS is encoded by the coding sequence ATGGATTCGTTTGTATTTAGTTCAGACTCTAAtagttcttttataattaaagaaagtacTACTGATACTAACAGAGGTAATATTGAAggtgatgatgacgatgatgtcTCGATTACTCTTCTTAGTAATGATGAATTAAGTAGAGTTGAAAATGAAGTTGTTATTATAGATACTCACAGGGCTTCTGTTAATAATGTGACAATCGATCATAATTATGAAACCAATAATTATGTACTTCCTGATGTGTTTGTTGTACCTATAAAAAAAGACCTTGAAGATGATAATAGTAATGAACTCGTGAAATGCGATGTTAAAACTCCATTATCAGTTGAAGATAACACgaatatagttttaattgataatatttcacataattatgTAGGTGAACAACTTAAGGGTTCATCTTCTGGTGAAATTGTTGATGTTAAATTGAATAGATCTAATATTGGGTTAAGTGATGTACAGAATAGCagtaataattatcttaatgaagttattgaaataaaagatgAACCCAGCGATATAGTTTTAAATGATGATGAAGAAATATCGGCTTCAGAGTTTACAGATTTTGTTCAAGAAGATATAGGTGAAACTGAAAGAAAGGAGAAAcaggatgaaaaaaaaagtaatgaaaaattttatgccaTCGATTTTTGTGATGTAAGTatacaagaaaaatcaaaaccaaaatcTTTTCAATCATTAAGTATTACaggagttaaaaaaatagaaatcacaaaaaataaaccaaactttCTTGTTAATTACACGCAAAattcagatttcttttttcataacaaCCCAGGAATACAATTTACATcgacaaaaaatatgaaaaatgataattgtCTGATGagtttcaatagaaaaaatatatggaagtattttacaaacttacctttaagtaaagtaaaatgcaacctttgtttaaaaatatttttctactacaACCGAACATCTTATTTATTAAGGcatttacatattaaacataaaaattattttagtttgaataacaagaagtttaaaaaatctttcaacaaGCTTGCTCATGATACTAATATAAAACCTTTCAAGATGCTAAGAAAAAGGAAaggaagttatgaaaaaataagtaaaaaattgcagaaatattttacagaattttctggtagaatgaaatgtaatatttgttttaaattattttttagtactcATAATATTAACTCGATTTTGAGAAATCATATAAtgtcaaaacataaaaatctgtaTTCACAAACCAGTGTTTATATTACTCCAACAGAAATATCAGTTGATGATACTCATGGTGTAAGAAtcaaaagtgaattaaatgaaaatcaaagCGTCCGATCTTCAAGtgaaaccaataaaattaaaaaaataagtttgatatgGGAGTATTTTACAAAACTTAATCGAGGCAAGGTCAAATGCAATTTATGTTGTACATTGTTTTCTTATACACGCAGCTCTGTTTTTGATTTAAGACAGCacctaattttaaaacataatgatgtgtatgataatattattaaaactattaataatgaatatgtagaatataacaaaattaaaacgagTAAAACTTGGCAGTACTTTACAAAACTGGATTACAATGaagttaaatgtaatatttgtttacaagTATTTACCTATCataataatacttcaaatttGTTAAGACATTTACGTTTTAAACATggaattatttttggaaattttaaacaaaatgattctAATAATACATCAGGCAATAGTTTCAATAGCAGAGATTCATCAGAAATGATATGTAAGAAGTTTGGTGAAATCAGATCGAGTAGAACttggaaatattttacaaaaatttgtctaGATAAAGTACGatgtaatatttgttacaaaatattgtCTTACGTTGGAGGAATTAGTTCTAATTTAACCCGCCATCTTAATACCTTACACGGAAATATGTATAAGGAAAATAATGTCAAAATTGAAACGGGAGGTTCTCATAATCAGagagataaaagattaaaaattaaatgtgataaagttcaaaaaattaatttaacttggAAGTATTTCACAAAAGTTCGTCCTAATAAAGCTAAGTGCAATCTTTGTCCCCATATAAATATACTCTCATATTCCAAAAACTGTGTAATTTCCAACTTAACTCGGCATTTGGAAAGGAAGCATAAGACTGTTATAGAATCAGGTTGTATTAAATCAATGGAAGATGAAGATAACAATTCTCTTCAACCATCTggttataattacataaattctgatgattctataaaaataaatgtaaaatttctttttaattgtttaaaacaaaatgaaaaattaaaaagtagtataaAGTTGGAGTCTGGTAATATTAAATGCAGTGTTTgctcaaagatttttttatgcaCCAGTTTAAAAGATTATGAATACAGTCTGGTACAACACATACAAATATATCATGCAAAATGGGAAGTTATGTGTACATCTAATTCCATTATCGAGTATCAAAACAATGCTAGCATCGCttcaaattataatgaattagaaGCTATTGCTAATGAAATTCAATTGTATATTAAAGAAGAATCTGTACATAATAAAAGCAACAGCCAGGAAAAGATTGataataatcattttgaaaacaaaacttaTGATAATGTTTGGAAATATTTTACTAGAATAACATCAGAAAATGTAAGATGCAATTATTGCTTCATATTATTatcttatcgtaaaaataaaaaatggaatttatatcGGCaccttaaattaaaacataaagcaaaattttatgaaagtaattcatcagaaaataaaagttatagtattaaaagtaaaagtaagtttaatgaaaatgattatttattggaaaataaaatgcataattataaaagaaagacaaaatttaatggaaatgaTTCTTtgccagaaaataaaaatcctaatgTTAAAAAGAAGGCAAAATATAATGAAGGTAATGAAAATGATTctttaggaaataataaaaattatagcattAAAAACAAGCTTGATAGTTcaccaaaagtaaaaatactacCAATTAGTCAAGGTACATctggtaaaagtaaaaataatgttaccagtaataaaattgataaatctaAAGAGAATAAGCAGACACCTGTAACACCTTTAGGGAACCGTAAAATCGGTAGAACATGGTCATATTTTACTAAGATAGAAATGGGTATGGCAGATTGTAATATCTGTCACGATATATTATCTTACAGCGGGAATGgcactgatattttaaataatcacctGAATAAGAAGCATAaggattatttttctaaatgtaatgcAACTAATATAGATGAATCAAATCTTGAAATTAAAGAACAACAAAGTGTGaagaataaagtgaaatataactCTAATGCATCAGTAAGAGATGGTATAGAGAGTGATACGgatgatgattttaataaaaaaggtaatgttACACCCgaaagtaatgataaaaagaagagaaataaagtATGGACATATTATACTGAATCAGGAAATAGCCATGCAAAATGCCATTTGTGTTTGTCTCAAATATCATATAAAGGTTCTGTTGATAATTTAACACATCACTTGCAAAGAATACACTCTGTAATATCTCTACCCGATCTGGTTCCAAAAACTGATGATGTTGAAGAAGAGAAATCTCAATTGTTTGCTGCAATTGATTTAACACCGAATCCATCTCCAGAATCAAAGAGTAAAACACAGGTGTGTTTtacaaaaatcagtaaaaacattgcaaaatgtagtttttgtttaaaaattattccatacaAAAACAGCAATATTCAGAAATTAATGAGTCATTTACATAATATGCATCTTGCTgacttaattaattacaataatttattgttcagaaattcttctaattttattgatatcAGTGAATTTAGATCATTGAGCATTGGTGAACAAAAATCTCAGAATATGTCATTGACATCACAGATCGATTCAGGTCAAAAAAGTGATGTCCTTTCTCCAAAGAGAAGAAGAAGTGATACTTGGTTGTACTATACAAAGTTAAATAATCATTATGCAAAGTGTAATATCTGCAATAACTACTTATCATATAAAGGTGGAAGCATATATAATTTGACAAGACATTTATTCATTAAACATAATATCAAATTTGTTAAGCGCTTATCAAAATCTttgtataacagtaaaaaaacaaaacccaaaacttttaataagatacccaaaatgtttaatatttataagaaaaagagtGAAACgttgtcattttataaaaaaattaataggtatCTTGTTAAATGCAAGTTATGCTCAAAGCCTTTTACTTATAAAGGTGTCAATATTAATAGACTGATTAATCATTTATGGTCAGTCCACATTACAAAACTTATTGGATTCGATGAATCACAAAATCAGAATCTTCTAAACATTGATAATGATGATCCGAATGAGGACAACtataaagaagtaaatattaGTGGAGTTATGTCAAATGATGGCTGTGTAAATGATATAGATCATTCTCATGATTTTTTACGTCAGGGTGAAACTACATATAATAAAGAAACTGGACGAAAAATTAGCAATGCTTGGAAGTATTTTACTAAATCTACAGATTCTAAAGCGAAATgcaatatttgtttgaaattcttATCATTTAAAAGCGGTAACATTAGTAATCTGTCAAGACATTTAGAAAGAAatcatgaaattaaattgttcaaaaataaaagtggtgtaattaaatcaaaaaatgtcaataagaaaataaattttaatgatgaaacaaaatctttaaatgtgaatgttaacattaaaaaaaatgaagtgctAAATGATGTTCCGGTTACAGTTTTGTGTggtcaagaaaaaaataaacaaaaaatcaagaatAACTACATctggaaatattttatcaatataaatgatgaaaaagttaaatgtaaaatttgccATGAAAATATTAGCTATGAAGGTAAAGTTAGTAGTTTGTGCGATCATGTGTcacttatacataaaattaaaattccacatGATTGTATATTATCCATGGTACAAAATATAACCAGTGATGaatcagtaaatattaattctttaaatgatataaaagtgttaggtagtttattaaataatactgacaaaattattattaaaagaaagaaattaatgtcacacgttattaaaatgaaatgtaaattatgttataagTATTTTGTTTCAAAACGAAGAGAATCTGACAAgttatttgaacatttaaaaatacatgaacaTCAGTTAATGGACAATGATTATCTTctgttaaaacagttttttaatacaaaaaataatttaactaacagAAATGCAGAAggaaattcaaattcttttaatatgatTGAAAGTGTTGGTAGTAAAGAAGAGGTTGTAagtattaatgaaacatttattaaaaaaaagttgattttaaaatattttaaaaacttaaattcatttaaaaataaatgtaaaatatgttatagaTACATATCAGATAAAATTCATTGCTATCATCATATAAACaatgatttattgataaaatatggtGTGAAAAGAAGTAAATCATTAATAGGTATCGATACGtcatcagttaaaattaaaaatagtattgatGGTTCTGTTGAAATGtcattgaaagataaaaaattgaaaactttgaaaaatctcaaaatgaaacactttgtaaatgttaatttatccaTGCCCTCAAaatgtttgtgtaatatattaacacaaaataatgGATACTGTAGTCATACCCTAAAGCGATGGCTAAATGAAAATGAtgatgaagtaaatttaaaaggtATAAAGTCATTTGACAACAATAAGGAACCGATTCCAAGTAAAGATGAAATTGAATTACTTACAAATTCATTAgatgaatataatgaaaataaaataattattataactgataATAATGATACATCGGTTCTTCAGTGCAGTGATATCAATAGAAGTGAAGAAATTACTAATGATATTTCTTATCATATTATGAATGCTGGTAATGAAATTGATGAtgatattaaagttattatttataatttcaattctgAAGAAATTGTTGAATCTTCAAGTCAAATTACTAGTGGTGGTAATGCTGGTGAAGTTGAAGAAATATCACAAACTTCAAATGAGAATCAGTCTTCAAATAGAACACTAGATGAACATATTAAAGTTTtacttaaggaaataaataattctactaaAATATCATCTAGTAATTTGTCAAAAGATTCGTTAAAAGTTGCTGAAAAACCATGTAATTTAGGTGAAGAAATTTCTAGTCATCAGTCTGAAAGTTTGAATAAAGATGAAGATATATGTGTTGAAGGGTCTTCTAGTAAAAAATGTGATAGTTCAATGGTACAAGAACAAAAGTTatccaattcattaaaaatacctaTTAATCAATTATCTGAAAATAGTGAGGAAGATCCAAATAATCTGGATAAAACAGTAGAGAAGTTGATTAATTTAAGTGGTAATCAGGATAGTGTTCAGccagttaaaaataatgatttaaattcagTAGAGTTAGTCGTAGAAAAACCTGGCTCTGATTTGgacaaaactggaaaaaatatagataattgtattaaaatatttactaacaatgatacaattcaaaataatattgagaTTACAGATGAGGTTTTAGTATCTAACACTTCATCAGATGAATCAAAAGctttaataaaagatgaaaaaccaGTAAATTGTGTAATCTCAAGTAATGatttaattgatgtaatttttgatAATGTGGTTGTGACTCTTGAAGAATCCttggataaaaatttaaactttttaaattgcttaagtgataattttgatttaaaatcagGAAAATATCTTCAAAAGTTATGTGgattacacaaaattaataaaaatttaatatttttttcaagcatAGATTATGAGTATAATACAGCCAAGTGTAACATATGTGATgactatctaatttttaaaacaccagttATTTATCATCTTATGACTCATTTGTATTTGAAACATAAAGATagtttacttaaagaaaatttggTTAAGGATATAACAGataataacattgttaaagattttaattcatttacttgTGAAAATGATAATGTTGCAAGCCGTGCTACTGTGACTGTTGCTACTGTTCCTTCAAGGCCACGCAAGAAAAGTCCTGTTTGGAAGTACTTtatcaatgataaaaattatagagCCACATGTAGAGtatgtaactttaatttttcatataaaggaGGTGCTGTTAACAATTTAGCTAGACATCTACGGTTAAGACATGGAATTATTGTTTCTTCTAGGAATGAGAAGGGTGaaagtattgaaaataatgatgatgttGAACAATTTTTGATGAACTTTCCTATCATTCCCAAAAGAAGAACATCTGTGAAATTAAGGAGTAAAACctggttttatttcactaaagAACCTAATGATTGGGCTAGatgtaatatttgtaagaaatatttatcgtaTAGAAGCagtactataaataatttaacaagacATTTACGTACCGTGCACCCTAATGCATTCAACTCTTTATTCACAAATAAGGGTTGTAGTACAATGAATGATTATAATAACTGtaaagaagaggaaaatggaatGCCAGAATTGAATGATGATGTTTATAATGCAATACTGTCAGAAGTATCTACTCGAAGCCGTGATGAAATACTACAAGAATGTTCATATGCATCAGACAGATCTAACAGTAAACGAAAAAGTGTTGTATGGAATTACTTTACGGAATTATCACGCAATAGTGGTAAATGTAATTTCTGTTCGAAAATCATATCGTGTAAAGGTGGAGGAACAAGTAATTTATCAAGACATTTGCGTGTAAAACATGGAGTTTGGATTGTAATGACTAGTAGTCTTTCACAGTCGTTTCATGAAATGCAGCAGTCTGTTACAAATGATGAAATTGTAGATAATGATGAAACAAACTTTATTCGAGATGATAATCGTGGTAGTTTAGAAATCAATtctgataatgataaaataatcacTCAtgaacatttacatattttaaagacAAGAAAATTGACTGCacctaataaaaaaagtaaaatatggaattactttacaaaagaaaatgagGACAGAGTAATCTGCAATTTATGCTCAAAGCCTTTGTCATATAAGTGCAGAGCAGTTCATAATTTACGTCGCCATTTAACTATTAAACATCCTACTTACGTTGTTAAACCTGAACCTGTGCGCTTAAAATTGCAGATAAATCCAGAAAGTGATGAATTTAATACTGCTGGACAAGATGGATCGATTGATGAGAGCAAAAGATTTATTGACATAACTGACACCAGTGTTGTGATTGTTGATGAAGAGAATCCAGTACCCCCTCGTCGGCCTGATCGCAGTACGAGaccaaaaaaaagtatagtttgGAATTATTTTGAGGAGGTTGAATATGGTATTGCAAAATGTTTTATGTGCTCCAAAGTTTTGTCATTTAGAGGTGGGGGTACAAATAATTTAATGCGGCATTTACGTTGTAGacattcaattattattgttaatcaaCCCAACTCTGATTTACAATCAAATGGTGATACAGCTGATTCAGTTGTTGATACAGTTGATTCAATTGATAATGATGACAATGTTAAGAATAATCCTAATTATACTGAGcaagtttcataa